The Streptomyces cynarae genome contains a region encoding:
- a CDS encoding VOC family protein produces MELAQVRLLVSDFPACYRFYADVLGLKPQSGAADGPYEKFSPATGSAGIALQDRAMMAEVLGELGDEAAGHRSLVVLRVDDLDAYCAEITSRGATLLHGPAPMTDRMRVAHLKDPEGNLVELQQWLLLRG; encoded by the coding sequence ATGGAACTCGCCCAAGTGCGGCTGCTGGTATCGGACTTCCCGGCCTGCTACCGCTTCTACGCCGACGTCCTCGGCCTCAAGCCGCAGTCGGGCGCGGCCGACGGACCGTACGAGAAGTTCAGCCCGGCCACCGGCTCCGCGGGCATCGCGCTCCAGGACCGGGCGATGATGGCCGAGGTCCTCGGCGAGCTGGGGGACGAGGCCGCGGGCCACCGCTCGCTGGTGGTACTGCGCGTGGACGACCTGGACGCGTACTGCGCCGAGATCACCTCCCGCGGCGCGACCCTCCTGCACGGCCCGGCCCCCATGACCGACCGCATGCGCGTCGCCCACCTCAAGGACCCGGAGGGCAATCTGGTGGAACTTCAGCAGTGGCTGCTGCTGCGCGGCTGA
- a CDS encoding glucarate dehydratase family protein, giving the protein MTRDLTVSEVRLTPILVADPPLLNTQGVHQPYTPRLIVEVVTADGTSGVGETYGDTKYLELARPLADKLVGRQVSDLNGLFTVAEDVAVDDSRTSDRLDVGGLRGVQTNDKLRLSVLSAFEVACLDALGKALGLPVHALLGGKLRDEVEYSAYLFYKYAAHPEGVAAEQDDWGAALDPAGVVTQARRFKERYGFTSFKLKGGVFPPDEEIAAIRALAEAFPGHPLRLDPNGAWSVETSVKVAEELRDVLEYLEDPALGTSAMAEVAARLKGAARSASDKGGGGRRAGVPLATNMCVTTFDEIKEAFTRGAVQVVLSDHHYWGGLRNTRELAAVCRAFGVGVSMHSNTHLGISLAAMTHVASTVPGLHHACDTHYPWQSEDVITERIAFTGGRVAVPDAPGLGVTLDRDRLAALHERWLADDGGLRERDDAAAMRVADPGWVTPTVPRW; this is encoded by the coding sequence GTGACCCGCGACCTGACCGTCTCCGAGGTACGGCTGACCCCGATCCTGGTCGCCGACCCGCCCCTGCTCAACACCCAGGGCGTCCACCAGCCGTACACGCCCCGGCTGATCGTCGAGGTGGTGACGGCCGACGGGACCAGCGGCGTCGGCGAGACCTACGGCGACACCAAGTACCTGGAACTCGCCCGGCCCCTCGCCGACAAGCTGGTCGGCCGTCAGGTGTCCGACCTGAACGGCCTGTTCACGGTCGCCGAGGACGTGGCCGTCGACGACTCCCGGACCTCCGACCGGCTCGACGTCGGCGGGCTGCGCGGCGTCCAGACCAACGACAAGCTGCGCCTGTCCGTCCTGTCCGCCTTCGAGGTCGCCTGCCTCGACGCGCTCGGCAAGGCGCTCGGGCTGCCCGTGCACGCGCTGCTCGGCGGCAAGCTGCGCGACGAGGTCGAGTACAGCGCGTACCTGTTCTACAAGTACGCCGCTCACCCCGAGGGCGTAGCGGCAGAGCAGGACGACTGGGGTGCCGCACTCGACCCGGCGGGCGTCGTCACACAGGCACGGAGGTTCAAGGAGCGCTACGGCTTCACATCCTTCAAGCTCAAGGGCGGGGTCTTCCCACCGGATGAGGAGATCGCCGCGATCCGCGCGCTCGCCGAGGCGTTCCCCGGGCATCCGCTGCGCCTGGACCCCAACGGTGCCTGGTCGGTGGAGACCTCCGTGAAGGTGGCCGAGGAACTGCGCGACGTCCTCGAGTACCTGGAGGACCCGGCCCTCGGCACATCCGCCATGGCCGAGGTCGCCGCGCGATTGAAAGGGGCGGCGCGAAGCGCCTCGGACAAGGGTGGTGGTGGGCGACGGGCGGGAGTGCCGCTCGCCACCAACATGTGCGTGACCACGTTCGACGAGATCAAGGAGGCGTTCACGCGGGGCGCCGTGCAGGTGGTGCTCTCCGACCACCACTACTGGGGCGGGCTGCGCAACACGCGCGAACTGGCGGCTGTCTGCCGTGCGTTCGGGGTCGGGGTGTCCATGCACTCCAACACGCACCTCGGCATCTCGCTGGCCGCGATGACCCATGTCGCCTCCACCGTGCCGGGCCTGCACCACGCCTGCGACACCCACTACCCGTGGCAGTCCGAGGACGTCATCACCGAGCGCATCGCCTTCACCGGCGGCCGGGTCGCCGTCCCCGACGCGCCCGGGCTCGGCGTCACGCTGGACCGCGATCGGCTGGCCGCGCTGCACGAGCGCTGGCTCGCCGACGACGGCGGCCTGCGCGAGCGCGACGACGCGGCGGCGATGCGGGTCGCGGACCCGGGGTGGGTGACGCCGACGGTGCCCCGCTGGTAG
- a CDS encoding histidine triad nucleotide-binding protein encodes MAGEPQDDCLFCKIVAGQIPATIVRETDTTVAFQDINPQAPTHVLVIPRVHHRDVAALAAAEPAITADVLREAGEVAAQEKLDSYRVVFNTGSGAGQTVWHAHAHVLGGRGLQWPPG; translated from the coding sequence ATGGCGGGAGAGCCGCAGGACGACTGCCTGTTCTGCAAGATCGTCGCGGGGCAGATCCCGGCGACGATCGTCCGGGAGACCGACACCACCGTCGCCTTCCAGGACATCAACCCCCAGGCGCCGACCCATGTGCTGGTCATCCCCCGGGTGCACCACCGGGACGTCGCCGCCCTCGCCGCCGCCGAACCGGCCATCACCGCCGACGTGCTCCGCGAGGCCGGCGAGGTCGCCGCGCAGGAGAAGCTCGACAGCTACCGAGTGGTCTTCAACACCGGCAGCGGCGCCGGCCAGACCGTCTGGCACGCGCACGCCCACGTCCTGGGCGGCCGCGGCCTGCAGTGGCCCCCCGGGTAA
- a CDS encoding ribonuclease Z has product MSVRELVVLGTASQVPTRHRNHNGYLLRWDGEGILFDPGEGTQRQMLRAGVAAHDLHRICVTHFHGDHSLGLAGVIQRINLDQVPHEITAHYPKSGQRFFERLRYATAYRETVSLTEAPVDADGPLAVTPAYTLQARRLSHPVESYGYRIVEPDGRRMLPERLAAYGIKGPDVGRMQREGSLGGVSLEEVSEVRRGQRFAFVMDTRLCDGVHALADGCDMLVIESTFLDEDARLADEHGHLTAGQAGRVAVEAGARHLVLTHFSQRYTEPGGTSQTESGGEFERQARAAGFEGELTVAHDLMRVPVPKRR; this is encoded by the coding sequence GTGTCCGTACGCGAACTGGTCGTCCTCGGCACCGCCAGCCAGGTCCCGACCCGGCACCGCAACCACAACGGCTACCTGCTGCGCTGGGACGGCGAGGGCATCCTCTTCGACCCCGGCGAGGGCACCCAGCGGCAGATGCTGCGCGCCGGGGTCGCCGCCCACGACCTGCACCGGATCTGCGTCACGCACTTCCACGGCGACCACTCGCTGGGCCTCGCCGGTGTCATCCAGCGCATCAACCTCGACCAGGTGCCGCACGAGATCACCGCGCACTACCCGAAGTCGGGACAGCGGTTCTTCGAGCGGCTGCGCTATGCGACGGCGTACCGCGAGACCGTCTCCCTGACCGAGGCGCCGGTCGACGCGGACGGGCCCCTCGCGGTGACTCCCGCGTACACGCTCCAGGCGCGCCGGCTCTCCCACCCCGTCGAGTCCTACGGCTACCGGATCGTCGAGCCGGACGGGCGCCGCATGCTGCCCGAACGGCTCGCGGCGTACGGCATCAAGGGCCCCGACGTCGGGCGGATGCAGCGGGAGGGCTCCCTCGGGGGCGTGTCGCTGGAGGAGGTCAGCGAGGTGCGGCGCGGGCAGCGGTTCGCGTTCGTCATGGACACCCGGCTGTGTGACGGCGTCCACGCCCTCGCCGACGGCTGCGACATGCTCGTCATCGAGTCGACCTTCCTGGACGAGGACGCCCGACTGGCCGACGAGCACGGCCATCTGACGGCCGGACAGGCCGGACGTGTCGCCGTGGAGGCCGGGGCGCGGCATCTCGTCCTCACCCACTTCAGCCAGCGCTACACCGAGCCTGGGGGCACCTCCCAGACGGAGTCTGGGGGAGAGTTCGAACGGCAGGCGCGTGCCGCCGGGTTCGAGGGAGAGCTGACCGTGGCGCACGACCTGATGCGGGTGCCGGTTCCGAAACGGCGGTAA
- a CDS encoding MFS transporter — MSSRTAPPWPLVALFTAGYLASYLLPTTVGRLDSGLPLSATEAGSIGSALLLSSATAGFLLAAHVRRIGPRRLARAGLLCAAVGYGTAALSHGIPVVVAGAVVGGFGSGTVTTVAATGIAAQRDPHRSSTLGLLAVSALAGAVYLTVPHLGPGHGLPLAAIALTALLVWPATARLTSDGPATTATRESGRLPHPRSGLVLAAGMLCWSLAQNSLWGVSGRIGLTQAHLTEVTVGAVFAVALGAGLLGVMGAGALGPRLGRALPIGAGTALIAGCIAVSASATGLGTFAAGEIAWNTLYPIVLSYLIGLAASLDGRGRWAVLAGSASSLGTAAGPLTGSVLSAQAGFPAMGAILAAGLLAIVFPLSAVALRTGGRTLRPATVRRGWGSPQREELGGGAPVVEVPDAYENAYASTSAR; from the coding sequence GTGTCCTCCCGCACCGCCCCGCCCTGGCCCCTCGTCGCCCTTTTCACGGCCGGGTACCTCGCCTCATACCTGCTGCCCACCACCGTCGGCAGGCTCGACTCCGGTCTCCCGCTCTCCGCCACCGAGGCCGGTTCCATCGGCAGTGCCCTGCTGCTGAGTTCGGCCACCGCCGGCTTCCTGCTCGCCGCGCACGTCCGGCGCATCGGCCCCCGCCGCCTCGCCCGCGCAGGGCTCCTGTGCGCCGCCGTCGGCTACGGCACGGCTGCCCTGAGCCACGGCATCCCCGTGGTCGTCGCGGGGGCGGTCGTCGGCGGGTTCGGGTCGGGGACGGTCACGACGGTCGCCGCGACCGGTATCGCCGCCCAGCGTGACCCCCACCGCTCCTCCACGCTCGGCCTGCTCGCGGTGTCCGCCCTCGCGGGCGCCGTCTACCTGACGGTCCCCCACCTCGGCCCGGGCCACGGCCTGCCGCTCGCCGCGATCGCGCTCACCGCGCTGCTGGTGTGGCCCGCGACCGCTCGCCTCACCTCCGACGGCCCGGCCACCACGGCCACCCGCGAGAGCGGCCGGCTCCCCCATCCGCGCTCAGGGCTGGTCCTGGCCGCCGGCATGCTGTGCTGGTCCCTCGCCCAGAACTCCCTCTGGGGCGTCAGCGGACGCATCGGCCTCACCCAGGCGCACCTCACGGAGGTCACCGTCGGCGCGGTCTTCGCGGTCGCGCTCGGCGCCGGATTGCTCGGCGTGATGGGCGCGGGCGCGCTCGGCCCGCGCCTCGGGCGTGCGCTGCCCATCGGCGCGGGCACCGCGCTCATCGCCGGCTGCATCGCGGTCAGCGCGTCCGCCACCGGGCTCGGCACCTTCGCGGCCGGCGAGATCGCCTGGAACACGCTCTACCCGATCGTGCTGTCGTATCTGATCGGCCTCGCCGCCTCCCTCGACGGGCGCGGCCGGTGGGCCGTCCTCGCCGGCTCCGCGTCCTCGCTCGGCACGGCGGCGGGCCCCCTGACCGGCAGTGTGCTGTCCGCGCAGGCGGGGTTCCCGGCGATGGGCGCGATCCTCGCCGCCGGGCTGCTCGCGATCGTGTTCCCGCTGTCCGCGGTCGCCCTGCGCACCGGGGGCCGCACGCTGCGGCCGGCCACGGTGCGCCGTGGGTGGGGATCCCCCCAGCGCGAAGAGCTCGGGGGCGGCGCACCGGTCGTGGAGGTGCCCGACGCCTACGAGAACGCGTACGCGTCCACCTCGGCGAGGTAG
- a CDS encoding 5-dehydro-4-deoxyglucarate dehydratase, with translation MNRVSGGSDTEAVARRLRDGMARGILSFPLTSFHDDGSLDLEGFRAHVGTQLATGPGAVFPACGTGEFFSLNEDEYGQVVTAAVEAAGGAVPVVAGVGYGWAQAVRFARIAEDAGADALLVLPHYLVAAPQDGLVAQLEHIAARTRLPLIVYQRGQVAYGLQAFRRITEIPGVIGLKDGHSDLDRLQRLTLAAPEGFLFFNGAATAEVQARAYAAVGVPAYSSAVHAFAPEIADAFFTALHAGDHATVDKLLRDFYVPLVALRDRVPGYAVSLVKAAARLRGRPVGPVRAPLTEPSAADLAELKDLLTAGLDLVGAAL, from the coding sequence ATGAACAGGGTGAGCGGCGGTTCGGACACGGAGGCCGTGGCACGGCGGCTGCGGGACGGTATGGCGCGCGGGATCCTGTCGTTCCCGCTCACGAGCTTCCACGACGACGGCTCCCTCGACCTCGAGGGCTTCCGCGCCCATGTCGGGACGCAGCTCGCCACCGGCCCCGGCGCCGTCTTCCCCGCTTGCGGCACCGGTGAGTTCTTCTCCCTCAACGAGGACGAGTACGGGCAGGTCGTCACCGCCGCGGTGGAGGCCGCCGGAGGCGCCGTGCCCGTCGTCGCGGGCGTCGGATACGGCTGGGCGCAGGCGGTGCGGTTCGCGCGGATCGCCGAGGATGCGGGCGCCGACGCGCTGCTCGTCCTGCCGCACTACCTCGTCGCCGCCCCGCAGGACGGGCTCGTCGCCCAGCTGGAGCACATCGCCGCCCGCACCCGGCTGCCACTGATCGTCTACCAGCGCGGCCAGGTGGCCTACGGCCTTCAGGCGTTCCGGCGCATCACCGAGATCCCCGGCGTCATCGGCCTCAAGGACGGCCACAGCGACCTCGACCGGCTGCAACGGCTCACCCTCGCCGCTCCCGAGGGCTTCCTGTTCTTCAACGGTGCCGCCACCGCGGAGGTCCAGGCCCGCGCGTACGCCGCCGTGGGCGTCCCGGCCTACTCCTCCGCCGTCCACGCCTTCGCCCCCGAGATCGCGGACGCCTTCTTCACCGCGCTGCACGCCGGAGACCACGCCACGGTGGACAAACTGCTGCGCGACTTCTACGTCCCGCTCGTCGCGCTGCGCGACCGGGTGCCCGGATACGCCGTGTCGCTGGTCAAGGCCGCCGCCCGGCTGCGCGGCCGCCCCGTGGGACCCGTGCGCGCCCCGCTCACCGAGCCGTCGGCCGCCGACCTGGCCGAACTGAAGGACCTGCTGACCGCCGGACTCGACCTCGTAGGAGCCGCCCTGTGA
- a CDS encoding IclR family transcriptional regulator codes for MSDTGGVREVKSAARTVELLEVLAARGDRPARLQELADELGVPRSSMYALLQTLISRGWVRTDVTGSLYGIGIHALLTGTSYLDSDPRVRTVRPYLDEASEALGETIHLGRLDGTDVAYLATRESHEYLRTISRVGRRLPAHAGALGKALLAERPDEAVPQGPFEPLTANTHTTRESLLTDLAATRERGYSIDREESVVGIAGFGFALRYDTPAQDAISCSVPVARLTPGHEERIVAVMREIRARIEGITVGGAGAPHWR; via the coding sequence ATGTCCGACACAGGGGGCGTCCGCGAGGTGAAGTCGGCCGCGCGCACGGTGGAGCTGCTCGAGGTGCTCGCCGCGCGCGGCGACCGTCCGGCACGTCTGCAGGAACTGGCGGACGAGCTCGGCGTACCGCGCAGCTCGATGTACGCCCTGCTGCAGACCCTGATCTCGCGGGGCTGGGTGCGGACGGACGTCACCGGCTCGCTGTACGGCATCGGCATCCACGCGCTGCTGACGGGCACGAGCTACCTGGACTCCGACCCGCGTGTCCGCACCGTCCGGCCCTACCTGGACGAGGCGTCGGAGGCGCTCGGCGAGACGATCCACCTGGGACGGCTGGACGGCACGGACGTGGCGTATCTGGCGACGCGCGAGTCGCACGAATACCTGCGCACGATCAGCCGCGTGGGCCGGCGGCTGCCCGCGCACGCGGGCGCGCTCGGCAAGGCACTGCTGGCGGAACGGCCGGACGAGGCGGTGCCGCAGGGACCGTTCGAGCCCTTGACCGCCAACACGCACACCACGCGGGAGTCCCTGCTGACGGACCTCGCCGCCACGCGCGAGCGAGGCTATTCCATCGACCGGGAGGAGAGCGTCGTCGGCATCGCGGGCTTCGGCTTCGCCCTGCGCTATGACACCCCGGCACAGGACGCGATCAGCTGCTCGGTGCCGGTGGCCCGGCTGACGCCGGGTCACGAGGAGCGGATCGTCGCCGTGATGCGGGAGATCCGGGCCAGGATCGAGGGCATCACGGTGGGCGGTGCGGGCGCTCCGCACTGGCGCTGA
- a CDS encoding adenosine deaminase, with the protein MPLPKAELHLHIEGTLEPELAFELAARNGVKLPYADTGELRAAYAFQDLQSFLNLYYELMAVLRTERDFEDLANAYLARAAAQGVRHAEIFFDPQAHTARGVDLGTVVEGLWRALGHSEQNHGVSTQLIMCFLRDESAESAMETLEAARPYLDRITGVGLDSAEVGHPPVKFREVYEAAAALGLRRVAHAGEEGPPEYITEALDVLGVERVDHGLRCMEDPALVERLVRERIPLTLCPLSNVRLRAVDTLEAHPLPAMLDAGLLCTVNSDDPAYFGGYAGDNFDAVRASLGLGEERLRELARNSFLASFLEHDEERRARYLAEVDAYAFS; encoded by the coding sequence ATGCCCCTCCCGAAAGCTGAACTGCACCTGCACATCGAAGGCACCCTGGAGCCGGAGCTGGCCTTCGAGCTGGCCGCTCGCAACGGTGTGAAGCTGCCCTACGCCGACACCGGCGAACTGCGCGCGGCCTACGCCTTTCAGGACCTCCAGTCCTTCCTGAACCTGTATTACGAGCTGATGGCCGTCCTGCGCACCGAGCGGGACTTCGAGGACCTCGCGAACGCCTATCTCGCGCGCGCCGCCGCGCAGGGCGTGCGGCACGCCGAGATCTTCTTCGACCCGCAGGCCCACACCGCCCGCGGCGTGGACCTGGGCACGGTGGTGGAGGGGCTGTGGCGCGCGCTCGGCCACAGCGAGCAGAACCACGGCGTCTCCACCCAGCTGATCATGTGCTTCCTGCGCGACGAGTCCGCCGAGTCGGCCATGGAGACGCTGGAAGCGGCGAGGCCGTATCTCGACCGGATCACCGGTGTGGGCCTCGACTCGGCCGAGGTCGGGCATCCGCCGGTCAAGTTCCGCGAGGTGTACGAGGCCGCCGCCGCCCTGGGCCTCAGGCGCGTGGCGCACGCCGGTGAGGAGGGGCCGCCGGAGTACATCACCGAGGCCCTCGACGTGCTCGGTGTCGAGCGCGTCGACCACGGGCTGCGCTGCATGGAGGACCCGGCGCTGGTGGAGCGGCTCGTGCGGGAGCGGATCCCGCTGACCCTGTGCCCCCTGTCCAACGTCCGCCTGCGCGCCGTCGACACCCTGGAGGCCCACCCCCTGCCTGCCATGCTCGACGCCGGGCTGCTGTGCACCGTCAACTCCGACGACCCCGCCTACTTCGGCGGCTACGCCGGCGACAACTTCGACGCCGTCCGTGCGTCCCTGGGGCTCGGCGAGGAGCGGCTGCGTGAGCTGGCCCGCAACTCCTTCCTCGCGTCCTTCCTGGAGCACGACGAGGAACGGCGGGCGCGCTACCTCGCCGAGGTGGACGCGTACGCGTTCTCGTAG
- a CDS encoding S41 family peptidase, producing the protein MTQSASPAYLRFPHLHGELVAFTAEDDVWVAPLDGGRAWRVSADNIPVNHPRISPDGTTVAWTSTRDGAPEVHIAPIDGGPAKRLTHWGSWKTQVRGWTPDGDVLALSTVGQASLRRTWAHAVPLDGGPATTLPYGPVGEVAYGPHTVLLSAGAREAALWKRYRGGTAGKLWIDREGGGEFVRLHEDLDGNIEYPSWVGDRIVFLSDHEDVGALYSSLADGSDLRRHTPIEGFYARHAATDGTRVVYSSAGRLWILDDLDGAEPRPLDIRLGGQRVDLQPYPVDASRWFGAASPDHAGRGSAVPVRGAVHWVTHRSGPARALAAEHGVRARLPHTFRADGEEWVVWVTDAEGDDALEFAPATGLAPGAVPRRLVAGQLGRVLGLAVSPDGSKVAVAAHDGRVLLVERDSGEVREVDRSEDGEVSGLVFAPDSAWLAWSHPGPRPLRHLKLANTADLSVTEATPLRFRDYAPAFTLDGKHLAFLSARSFDPVYDDHVFDLAFVGGSRPHLITLSATTPSPFGPQRHGRPFETPDKDETPDSEGAPTTRVDLEGLADRIVPFPVEAARYSGLRAAKDGVLWLRHPVRGVLGASRATPDDPDPRSELERYDLVQQRIEHLASDADHFSVTGDGKRVLLWTDGKLKVVPSDRRAPNDDDSDANITVDLSRVRQTVDPAAEWRQMFDETGRIMRDNFWRPDLGGVDWDGVLGRYRPVLDRVATHDDLVDLLWEVQGELGTSHAYVLPHGYGPGHDRRQGLLGADISRHTDGSWRVDRVLPSETSDPDAQAPLAAPGVAIRAGDAIVAVGGRPVDPVTGPGPLLVGTAGKPVELTVSPAGGGDLRYAVVVPIADEEPLRYHAWVADRRAYVHEKSGGRLGYLHVPDMVGSGWAQLHRDLRIEVAREGLVVDVRENRGGHTSQLVVEKLARRIVGWDLPRGLRPYSYPEDAPRGPVVAVANEFSGSDGDIVNAAIKALGIGPVVGTRTWGGVIGIDSKYRLVDGTLVTQPKYAFWMEGYGWDVENHGVDPDVEVVQAPQDHAAGRDTQLDEAIRLALAALEERPAKQPPELPAL; encoded by the coding sequence GTGACTCAGTCCGCATCGCCCGCGTATCTCCGTTTCCCGCATCTGCACGGCGAGTTGGTCGCCTTCACCGCCGAGGACGACGTCTGGGTCGCCCCGCTCGACGGCGGCCGCGCCTGGCGGGTCAGCGCCGACAACATACCCGTGAACCACCCCCGCATCTCCCCGGACGGCACGACCGTCGCCTGGACCTCCACCCGCGACGGCGCCCCCGAGGTGCACATCGCGCCGATCGACGGCGGGCCCGCCAAGCGCCTCACCCACTGGGGGAGTTGGAAGACCCAGGTGCGCGGCTGGACTCCCGACGGAGACGTGCTCGCGCTGAGCACGGTCGGTCAGGCCTCGCTGCGCCGCACCTGGGCGCACGCCGTACCGCTCGACGGGGGACCGGCCACCACGCTGCCGTACGGGCCCGTCGGCGAGGTCGCGTACGGGCCGCACACCGTGCTGCTGTCCGCCGGGGCCCGCGAGGCCGCCCTCTGGAAGCGGTACCGGGGCGGCACGGCCGGCAAGCTGTGGATCGACCGTGAGGGCGGCGGCGAGTTCGTACGGCTGCACGAGGACTTGGACGGCAACATCGAGTACCCGTCGTGGGTGGGGGACCGTATCGTCTTCCTCTCTGACCACGAGGACGTCGGGGCGCTGTACTCGTCGCTCGCCGACGGCTCCGACCTGCGACGGCACACGCCGATCGAAGGCTTCTACGCCCGCCACGCGGCCACCGACGGCACCCGGGTCGTGTACTCCTCCGCCGGCCGGCTGTGGATCCTCGACGACCTCGACGGCGCCGAGCCCAGGCCGCTCGACATCCGGCTCGGCGGGCAGCGCGTGGACCTCCAGCCGTATCCGGTCGATGCCTCCCGCTGGTTCGGGGCCGCCTCGCCCGACCACGCGGGGCGCGGCAGTGCCGTCCCGGTGCGCGGCGCCGTCCACTGGGTGACCCACCGCTCGGGGCCCGCCCGAGCGCTCGCCGCGGAGCACGGCGTGCGCGCCCGGCTACCGCACACCTTCCGCGCGGACGGCGAGGAGTGGGTGGTGTGGGTGACGGACGCGGAGGGCGACGACGCGCTGGAGTTCGCGCCCGCCACCGGCCTCGCCCCCGGCGCCGTCCCGCGACGGCTCGTCGCGGGGCAGCTCGGGCGGGTGCTGGGGCTCGCGGTGTCGCCCGACGGCAGCAAGGTCGCCGTCGCCGCGCACGACGGGCGGGTGCTGCTGGTCGAGCGGGACAGCGGCGAGGTGCGCGAGGTCGACCGCAGCGAGGACGGCGAGGTCAGCGGGCTCGTCTTCGCACCCGACTCGGCGTGGCTGGCCTGGTCGCACCCCGGACCGCGCCCGCTGCGCCATCTGAAACTCGCCAACACGGCCGACCTGTCGGTGACCGAGGCGACCCCGCTGCGGTTCCGGGACTACGCGCCCGCGTTCACCCTCGACGGCAAGCACCTCGCGTTCCTCTCGGCGCGCTCCTTCGACCCGGTGTACGACGACCACGTCTTCGACCTCGCCTTCGTGGGCGGCTCCCGGCCGCACCTGATCACGCTCTCCGCGACCACCCCCTCCCCGTTCGGTCCCCAGCGGCACGGCCGCCCCTTCGAGACGCCCGACAAGGACGAGACACCCGACAGCGAGGGCGCGCCGACCACCCGCGTCGACCTGGAGGGCCTCGCCGACCGGATCGTGCCGTTCCCGGTGGAGGCCGCGCGCTACTCGGGGCTGCGCGCCGCCAAGGACGGGGTGCTGTGGCTGCGGCACCCGGTGCGCGGCGTCCTCGGCGCCTCCCGCGCCACGCCCGACGATCCCGACCCCAGGAGCGAGCTGGAGCGGTACGACCTCGTCCAGCAGCGCATCGAGCACCTCGCCTCGGACGCCGACCACTTCTCGGTCACCGGCGACGGCAAGCGGGTGCTGCTGTGGACCGACGGCAAGCTCAAGGTCGTCCCCAGCGACCGGCGCGCCCCGAACGACGACGACTCCGACGCGAACATCACCGTCGACCTGTCGCGCGTCCGGCAGACCGTCGATCCGGCGGCCGAGTGGCGGCAGATGTTCGACGAGACCGGCCGGATCATGCGGGACAACTTCTGGCGGCCCGACCTGGGCGGCGTCGACTGGGACGGCGTACTGGGGCGCTACCGGCCGGTGCTCGACCGGGTCGCCACCCACGACGACCTGGTCGACCTGCTGTGGGAGGTGCAGGGCGAGCTGGGCACCTCGCACGCGTACGTCCTTCCCCACGGCTACGGCCCGGGCCACGACCGGCGGCAGGGACTGCTCGGCGCCGACATCTCCCGGCATACGGACGGAAGTTGGCGCGTCGACCGGGTGCTGCCCTCGGAGACCTCCGACCCCGACGCCCAGGCACCGCTGGCGGCGCCCGGGGTGGCGATACGGGCCGGTGACGCGATCGTCGCGGTCGGCGGGCGGCCGGTGGATCCGGTGACCGGGCCCGGGCCGCTGCTGGTCGGGACGGCCGGCAAACCGGTGGAGCTGACGGTCTCGCCGGCGGGCGGGGGTGACCTGCGGTACGCCGTCGTCGTGCCGATCGCCGACGAGGAGCCGCTCAGGTACCACGCGTGGGTGGCGGACCGGCGGGCGTACGTGCACGAGAAGTCGGGCGGGCGGCTCGGGTATCTGCACGTGCCGGACATGGTGGGCTCCGGGTGGGCGCAGCTCCACCGTGACCTGCGGATCGAGGTCGCGCGGGAGGGCCTGGTCGTGGACGTCCGGGAGAACCGGGGCGGCCACACCTCCCAGCTGGTCGTGGAGAAGCTGGCGCGGCGGATCGTGGGCTGGGACCTGCCGCGCGGACTACGGCCGTACAGCTACCCGGAGGACGCGCCGCGCGGGCCCGTCGTCGCGGTCGCCAACGAGTTCTCCGGCTCGGACGGCGACATCGTCAACGCGGCCATCAAGGCGCTCGGCATCGGCCCGGTGGTCGGGACGCGGACGTGGGGCGGTGTCATCGGGATCGACAGCAAGTACCGGCTGGTCGACGGCACGCTGGTGACCCAGCCCAAGTACGCCTTCTGGATGGAGGGGTACGGGTGGGACGTGGAGAACCACGGCGTCGATCCCGACGTCGAGGTGGTCCAGGCCCCGCAGGACCACGCGGCGGGCCGCGACACGCAGTTGGACGAGGCGATCCGCCTGGCACTGGCGGCACTGGAGGAGCGTCCGGCGAAACAGCCCCCGGAGCTGCCCGCACTGTGA